The DNA region AATGTCGATCCTAGTGGCACAATTACTCTTCTTCACGGCGGCAGAAGATGTACCCCGAAGCGGCCTGATGCAGCATCCATTAAAAATTTGATAATTCCCTTGGGTAGAAAAACCACAGGGACGCCATGGGAGTTGAAAAGGTCATACATGGAAGAGTGTGAGAAAGAAGAGAATTTGATGTTTACAGAAATGGAGAAACGTTAAGCTGATGATGGATTTAGTTTATCAAGAGCATTGTGAACAGTGTGAAGGTTGTGAGATGCATTGTAGCTCCGGCGGCGGGGTATGGGGAGAAGAGGGGGAGAGAGATAGGAGAGATGGGTCGAGTGAACAGTGGATGAGTATtctattttttgtgtatatatatatatatatatatatatatatatatatatatatatatattacattaaTCGTATTAACACACAAATATTTGatgaagtaattaaattaaactatagctactaaatgtcAATACCCGTTATTGTTTGTTATATCATGTAGTTATTCCTTAAATTATAACGTTTATTGTATAGTTTctttaataattattatatatatatatatagagagagagtgtatatgttatgtttaaaacatgattaatataaCGTTGTAGTTTTCctccgtatctaaaattttattatattaatgtacgaatacaaaatcagcaaatttattgatattttttaaaagaaaagacttgttgtagaaattgattttctatttaaacgaagaaatattattttttaattgtttaaatatttttaaatttcattttacTTCGTCATGTTATCTTTTgcattaaattctatcttattttaaaatataaatattttaagtatatttagtGAACATATTaacttgattttgtcaatatgggataccaTGTTCAAAACACGGATGcgctccgtatttaaaactttattatcaatgtttgctacgaatacacaTGGTGTTTAATACGGggcccatattttttttaacattgtttgttttttaaatatgggattcactttttttttcaatatcgTCGATTTTGTTAagtatttcactttttttttcccgtagTTTGGTATGGGTCCCACTTTTTTTAATACCggatggtgtttaatatggggccctttttttttttatatatatatatatatatatactacgttcaaaacacgattgatATAACACGTAATTATTgcgctccgtatctaaaactttattatattgtttgttaaaaatacaaagtttgcactctttttttgacattgtttatttttttaatatgggattcattttttttttatatatcgTTTCGAGTCAATatgatactatgttcaaaacacgattaatataacattgtagtttctccgtatttaaaactttattatattagtatttttCTATGAATACGCACTGtatttaatatggggcccaattttttttttttaacattgtttgtttttttaatatgggattaacttttttttaatattacgttttgttaatatggggttcactttttttttccgtgagtttggatgttgggtttcaccttttttttaatctggatggtgtttaatatggggcccacattttttttaatattagttgttgtttaatatatagcccacaattttttttttacaatttttttttacggcccgtttaatatggggcccattttttttttttttttatatgttttatgttcaaaacacgatgaTATAACATCAGAATTTGTgttcgtatctaaaactttattatatcaGTGTTTTCACGAATACGCTgtaattcacttttttttttttttataagttttgGTATTTAATAGggggcccataatttttttaaatattagttgttgtttaatatatatgggatccacaattttttttttttttagtgcctGTTTAATATAGGgcccaaaagatttttttttttttaatgctgcAATATATTAAGCCATCACAAACAACAGCTCTGTTTCTAAAGTTAACTTCAAAGAAGTTATAATGATGCCAAACCAAAGAGTTCCGATGAGATCACAGAGAAGACTTTTAACTGCTTCTGTAAACCCGTCGCTGACCcttgaaaattcaaaaaccacacaacacacacttgaAATACTTTCAAATGGCTTTCAAGAGGATGGTAAGTACCTGATTCAACCACAAACATATGGCGAAAATATTACTTTTTcccactttcttcccttaattTGTACTATTTGAAAACATTATCTTTCCTGGCTAATTGTCTCATTGCCTTGTTATTAAAAATGTCCTGCAGAGAGATTGTGGCCTCGACTGATCGAAAGTGTGAAGGCCAAGTTAAGCCTGCAGGGAACAAAGATTCTCAAAGTGAAAAGAACAAagaattgttttgaaaaaaaattcagtgTCAAACCTGAAGAAAAACTTGTAAAGGCAGCGCAGTGTAATTTACAAACAACAGCAGGTCCTATTGCAGGCCTTCTCTTCATTTCCACAGATAGGGCTGCTTTTTGCAGTCACAAACCAATCAAGATTTCTTCTTCCAGTGGCGAGATTATTAAATTCCACTACAAGGTAGAATTTTCAGCCTATTATTCATTTTTCTGTATTGTCTTAAGAAGTACTCtaaccttcttctttttttccaactGGAACAGATATCGATTCCACtgagaaaataaagaaagcCATGGAGAGTAAGAGTTTAAAGAAACCATCGCACAAGTACATTCAAGTAGTAACTGAGGATAATTTTGATTTCTGGTTCTTGGGATTCTTAAATCACAAGAGCATCTTGAAATGTCGTCAGGGGGCGGTTTATGAGACTCAAGGCCACTATACTCTATGACAAAGCTGGGAATTCTGCTATACACATTGGTTTTATGTATACAAACCGGAGTTGGTTCTCAATGCCACAATATTCTATGGCAAAGTTGCCTCAGTATAGACGAACGAGCTTGTAAATTATTAGTTGCTAGActagaatatatatatgcacatgcaATTTGTCGTATAAGCTACTAAACGAGGCATTAGTCTATGTTCTTTTACTAGTCCATTACGAGTCAATGGTGATATTGAGATATCAGTTTTTCTTTTCAAAGCAAGAGATCGTCTTATTCTTCCGCATAATTTCCTATAAGATTTAGTGTGAGCATGTACATTAGTTATTAGAGGTATCTGCATGTAATTTTGTGATATTTGTGATATATTCTGCTGTAAGATTGATGCAATTTGTAAATAAGCACCGAGACTTCAATACATAACATTAGCATAAGATCTTTTACTTGTCCTATAAGAGCTGATGTGATATTATGATACTAGTGATATATAAATTGTCACAATCCAAAATTGGAGGCCAGTAAATAACAGTTAGAAAGCATTCTACCTATCATAGGCATGAAATTACCCATACTTTACTGAGTCCAGAACAAAAATAATGCAAAAACTAGTTTTGTAACGGCAATGTGCGGACATGGTAAACGTGTCCACAATTTACCCATACTGCGCAAACTTCCTCAAAGTGGATGGTCACACCGCCACAAAGTCCATAGTAATGTGTTCTCACTTCCAATTGGGTACAAGCAGTTTCTGACCTAGTTTTTTATCCTCATATTTGATCCGTTGGCAATTCAAACACCATGAAATATGGTCaactatgtccctcttcatctGACACCACTAATAATGTTGTTTCAGGGCACGGTACATCTTTGACACTCCGAGATGGATGAAATACCTCAACTGTGAGCCTCCTCAAGTATCAACTGCCTTAAATCATCGTCATTAGGCACATAAATCCGACCTTGAAGCCACAAAACCCCGTTATCATCCAAGGTCACATCAGTAGTACCACCTCGCTGCACTGTATCATAAGATTAAGACTGTTGAGCCTTAATCCACTCCATCAAAGACAATTGGGCCACCACACAAGCAAGTACCCGGCTATGCTCAGAAATGTCCAACCTCACAAACATGTTAGGTAAAATCTGCCCATGCTGACTGATTTTCCGCTAAAGGCGTCCGGTACTACATTGGCCTTACTGATGATACAAGATAGTaatgtcataatccttaagcaactcaAGTCATCTATACTACCTTAAATTCGGGTTTTTTTGCTTGAATATATACTATAGGCTGCGATGATCTGTAAATACCTCACAATGCACATCGTACAAGCattctccatatcttcaaggcaaaTGCTGTTGccgccaactccaagtcatgcgtgaggtagttcttttcatgcacCTTCAACTGTCTTGAGGCATATGTCAATAACTTCACCActttgcatcaatacacatcccaaTCCAATGTgcgatgcatcacaatacacagtAAAACCCTCGGATCCTGAGCGTAATGTCAAAACTGGTATTGTAGTCCATatagtcttgagcttttgaaagcccACTTCACACTCATCCAACCAGCTGAATGACCCTTTTGTGTTAAGTGGGTCAAAGGAGCTGCTATGGATGAAAATCTCTCTACGAACTGCCTATATTAACCTGTCAGGGCTAAAAAACTCCGGATCTCCATAGGTGTAGTAGGTCTAGGCCAACTCTGAACGATttcaatcttcttgggatcaatCTAATACCCTCGCTAGATACCATATGACCAAAGAAAGATATtaaattcagccaaaactcacacttgcAAAATTTGACATACAATTTGCGATCCTTCATTATTTAAAGCATTATCCTCAAGTGCTGCTCATGCTCTTCCCTACCACAGGAACATATCAGAATGTCATAGCTGAACACAATGACGAAAAAAATCCAGTTACGGCTTGAACACATGATTCATCAGTGCCAAGTTGTTAAGTAACGTATACTTAATTTTATATTCACCAAACTTACTCAAAATGTACAATTATCTCACCAAGAGAACCCCTCGTTGACTTCAAAGTTCAACTTTAAAATGGCCCAACTAAATTATCTTTAGCTGGCTACATATAAGAGAAACACATATGCTAACAATCAGCATCAGACTTCTGTCCTGTATTGGCATCGTTTCAGCAGAATTTCACTTTTGACAAAATAGACTTGTTAGAGAAAGTGCATTTTCACAAGCCAAGATAATTTGCGGAAATGTGTACTTTCATAGGCAGTTTTCAAGTATATTCTGCAGATCAGTCTCTCCTCAGATAATATAATCAAATATTATTGCTTAGTATCATACTGACAATCTAGGAAGATATACTAACGAATGAcacaaaaagaaataataaaggAACAGTAAAATCTAAAAGGAGGTTACATCAGAAAGCAAACATGCCACCTCAAAAAGTAGTAGTTGTATACTTTTAGCCTGGGAAAGCATGAAGAACAGTGTGATGTTAAACTTATCAGATCCTTTACATGCTTAGATCATTTTGAATCTTTTCGTCTCAAAGACCATTGTGCAATTGCTGAAATAAAGATAAAGtatacaactttcatagatTTGCTGCCTCGGTTCATTGTGAATCAGCGCGTGTCTAAactttttctaaaaagaaaGGTGGTGATGATGACCAAAGAATGACTCACAGATAACTACTACCAAAGGATGGGACTAACttttttctactatatatatatatatatatatatatatatatatatatatatatatatatatatatatatatattcagtcTCAGTGAATGTTATTAATCCATCACAAGCTAAAAACTCTGATTCTGAAGTAACATTCTATCAGCATAAGCAAAGAATTCATAGTGAAGTCAAAACAAAGCATTTTAAAAATGAGAGCGATGCACAATACCGAAAATATTTTTACAGTTCCAATAATATCACACAGAAGACTTTTAACAGATCCTGCAAACCCGAGTCAGAACTCCAAAATCACACAAAAAATTTCGGAAAGCTTTCAAAAGGACGGTAAGCACTTGAATCGACCAAAAAGTTACAGCGAGAATTATTTTTCATCACTCGTTTCCTTTATAATATGTATTATTGAAAAACATTATCTTTCGTTGGCTAAATGCCTTGATAATTTTTCTGCAGGGGGCCTCGActgattgaaagtgtgaagggAAAGTTAAGCCTGCAGGGAGCAAACATTCTCAAAgtgaaaagaataaataatgtttttgagaaaaaattcaGTGTTAGGCCCGAAGAAAAACTTGTAAAGGCAGCTCACTGTAATTTACAAACAACAGCAGGTCCTATAGCAGGAGTTCTCTTCATTTCCACAGATAGGGCTGCTTTTCTCAGTCACAAACCAATTAAGATTTCTTCTTCCAGCGGCGAGATTATTAAATTCCACTACAAGGTAGGATTTGCAGCATACTGTTCCTATTTCTGTATATCTAAAGGAATTGTCTTAAGataactgtttttttttttttttttcaactggTACAGATATCGATTCCACTGAGAAAAATGAAGGAAGCCATGGAGAGTAAGAGTTTGAAGGAACCATTGCACAAGTACATTCAAGTAGTAACAGAGGATAATTTTGATATATGGTTCTTGGggttcttgggattcttgaatCACAAGAGCATCTTGAAATGTCTTCAGGAGGCGATTTATGAGACTCAAGGCCACTATACTCTCTGATAAAGCTGGGAATTTTGCTATACACATTGGTTTCATATATACAAACCGGAGTTGATTCTGAATGTGGTACACCTGGTCTCACCATAGATGGACAAGCTTGTACATTAATTTTTTGTTGTTAGACTAGAGTACATATCTGCATGTAATTTCTAGATGAGCTTAGTGATAGTCTAAGTTCTTTTGCTTGTCAAGCAAGAACCATTGTATTCAGATTTTGTTCATAGATATAGGCATACTCCAGGCCGTTTGGCTAAAATCATGTCCATATTGATAAGAAATCTGATGTGTCCTGGAATTGAAAATTTAACTTTTGATTAAGACCTAAATAAAGGGTAGTTTAAAGGCTTAAAGAGATAAATTATCTCCAAACTCTATGATAATAAAGATTTATCTGTGACTAATAATCAAACACGCCAAATGTTGGATAAGGGATACTATTGTCATTTGCGGAATAAGTGACTGGATGTTCTGCTGAACGTGAGTCAACTTCCACCAGACTTGTTAATTAATCAATAAAGATAtggaagaaagaagatgaaatgGAATTgccaaatcagaaaaaaaaaaaaaaaaaaaaaattgttgctgGTGTAATCAAAATGCTAGTAAAGGAAGTGGGATTAAAGGTGCTAAGATGAAGCTTTTCGTTTTATAGAATATGAATAGCAGGCAATGACATAAATGCCCTACGATACCACGTTTACACTTTCTTTTCTCACTCTTTGATGTTTGAAATATATTGGTCCGACTAGTTCGAATTAGCATTGTGCAAGTGCACTAAGGGCCGGTAAAGGGCCCCATACCAAGAAGTTCTCCATCCCACCAAACCCCTCACCCTTTCAGCTTTTCATGCTCTGTAAGATGTCCCTTGCTTTGTCACTAAGTAATATATacatggtcttttagaactacCCTTTTTCTTATTAAGAATAATATGAAACCAACGTGGACGGCAGATGGAGAAATATGAGATTATCTCAATTTCAGAAGGTTAATATGAACACATGTATCTGGAATCAACTTTGAgaattcaaatcattattaaTAATTTTCCTTTGAGTTCTGCCATTCAAATACCAGATATGCGAACATTTTTTGTTAATGCAAGTGCTACCTTACATCATAAAGGGACCTTGCCAAATTTGAGAGTTTCATGAATGTATCTACTTCCATTTGGAAACTTTAGCTACTTTCTGTTAACTCTCTACTAGCTTCAGATTAATTCTAGTAGGATATCTTTGTCTTGATTCTGAAAATAGTTCTCTTAAGAATTTTTGAAGAAACAGATCATTAGGACAAATGTCGATTATAACTAATATATTCACTTCTATATTATATGCAGTAACAATTGAGGGCACCTGAAGTTTGAAGTTGAAAAGGATCTACATGATCGTAGAATTACATGACAGAAATGAATCAAAGCAGGCTATGTCCAACGCcacatgactttttttttttgttaagttgCACGACCTACTTCCTATCCTATTCAATATCCAATTTTCGCCTAACAATGGAACACGTTACTTTAGCTGTTCTATGCTAGCGTCTTGCAGAATATAAATTgcaggtaagtaaagaacaCATTAATTTTTATGTGGAAACCACTCAGCTCACAAAGGCGATAATAACCACGACCTACACCTCTGTAGGATTTTCCCCAAAACTCCACTTCAACGATGAGCCTCTGCAAATTCAAGTcacaacctaggaactaacctctAATCCCTATCTTACTAATCAATCTCTGACTAGCAAGCAACCTTCAAGTTGAACTCCAACTTGAAGCTGAATTTACAACGTTTTGTATCTAACTgtaatgcttctaataaagcggataaagatacaactcgataGCCCAACCTAATACAAGTTTCAAGACTTAAGACCTGGAAAACATTATACAGTAGAACAATTCCTTCAATCTTTATTCTTGCACTAGGGACGCAACCCTGAATTCTTCAATATTCTTGATATTATGTTGAtcgctcaatattctgaattctctctttgtgggtgcgcaAACCTTCTTCTTGGTAAGACTTGGATATTTATGGGCAATTTGTAGGATTGTCCTTCGctaggggtggtctttaattttgccactcaaaatggtggtctttaacgtTTTCCCTTCAAGCAGAATTTCgctgcaaattctgccttacaATATGCATACGTATTtgcaaaattctaccttaaggAATTTGCATGGGTAGAATTCTacattgcaattttttttttaattgagttggggttcgaacccacaacctcagggtattaggcgaagggaaaaacttaaataccaccaatttgaagggcaaaaattaaagaccaccctaaatGAAGGataatccgcacaaaaaaaaggaTATTTATAACATTAAGTGCACAGTAgatcaacaaacaaaaaatcCTCTTCGAGTAGGCCATGAGATGTTAAGGTTTGTGGTTTATTTGGATTCTTGGCTTGTTGGGTCTGATTCTTGTCCTTGTAGAAGTCTTACTAATCCCAACAAATATGAAAAGGAAATCTGCAAACTTGACCGCCAAGCCTTTACCATAAATCTCCAAATCCTAATTGTTGTAGGACTTGCactggaacatgttcacgaacttGTTTCATCCACCTGGTTCGTCTACCTCTGAATCTCTGTATGTGCACAAACCTATTTCATCCTCCCCTTCTCGTTCATTCTTGCGACTCTATCTTGAGCCTGCTGTTGTGTtggatgatggaacatgttgacaGACCTATTTCATTGGTCACTTATTGCTCTTGtcagtcttcttcttcttcatttagatttattcattgcttgaataaatcatgtcttcaACCTCGTCTCACTCTGTAACTTTGATTATGTTCTTGCTTTGTGTTGGAACATGTTTGCAGACTTGATTCATATATGTTGTCTGCAACTCTCTTTACTTGAACAATTTCTTCTGAGCATTATCTTTTAAGTCTTGAGTCACTTTCACCTTCTCTTCTCATGATCTCCTCACATCTGGGTCATTCATCCATTGCACCTAATGACTCTTTGTGATAGAATATGTTTTCATGCTTGTTCTATTCTTCTACTGAACTGATTTGGGACTTGAGTCATCTGCATCTTATTGAACTAGTACTTGTCTGCATCTGTCTCTGTAATGGTACATGTGTTTTAACCAGTTCCATTTATGATGTGTTTTCACCATCTCACTTGTCTGGCCTTGACACACATATGTTGATCATCTGTGCTCATGTCTCTGCATTTTTCTTTGCTGTTTTTTTACACTGGAGCATGTCTGTGGACCTATTATATCCATCCAGTGCTGCTTCCATATCACAGtgtttggaacatcttctgaaCCTCAACCTTCTGTCTAGCTTTGTTTAAATACTTTGTCTGGACCATGTTTCTAGACCTGGTTTCTTTGCATTGTAGGttcactttgtcaatcatcaaaacttcacacaTGGCATATGCCAACAAATTCTCCCTTTTTGATAATGGCAAACCCTGTGCTCTTTATGTCCATGTACAACCTGTTCCAAACATCTCATAGCCTCGAATTTGAACTAACATTAAACCATGCTAGCGTATGTGTCATAAAGCAGTTTAGTACAATGAtcatcttcccccttttgacATCATTAAAAAGTTAACTCAGATTTTGCCCAAGAACTTTATTCAATATTTAACTCATGGCCACTGGGgctatcacatatacacaagaTAAGAACATTTACTTATTTAACTCAAAAAACATTCATGTCACATAACTAAGGCACTGATTTGTAAGATATgcaatagtttttttttccattaacTTCAACAAGTACAATTCAAGTCCCTTGAGTACAATCATACACAACAGATCATTCAAACTAGATTCTAAAATTTATACATGGATAAAATTAGAGAGAACCTAGTCACTTGGAAAGTGAATGTAACCACTGTGGAGGTTACAACCTAAGTCTTAGGGGATTCTAGCTAGAAGTTACAGAATGACTTTGGTTGGAAGGGGAGGATATCTCTTTGTCTAGTTCCCCGTAATCTTCATTTGAATCAGTACCTTCTCTTGGACAGATCTCCATCTTTGTCCACCCTTTCCCCAAGAAAACCCGCCATTTTTTTCCACCAATTTTGTCCATAAGGACCCAAATCCGGACTGCTCTTCTTTCCTAGATGGTGGAGGGTTCTTCTCTGTTTTAACCTTCCATACTTCTCCATGAACCTTTATGTCTCCATAGCTCCTGTTTCATAGTAGCCCGATTTTATCCTTTTGAGATGAGCTAGCGGTGTCAAACAACTTATCTTCTCGAGGAGTTGTTATATTACTGATCTTCTCCATATTTCCctttattttgggatttttaatgtatttcacctttctatgagctccaacccattttctttctcctttcaccTTTTcagtttgtgtatatatttatatgatagGGAAAGGTGGGTTAATAAGAGTAAAATGAAGAGTATAATCTGGTTTGGAGGAATCAATGgagtttttggaagaaggagTTTGATCATAACCTGAAGAGGAatcatacattttttttttcaatttggttCTGTGGTGAGAGAGTGTGTGAATGAGACTTAGAGGAGTTATAGCCATTTTATGTAGTGAAGAAGAGCGTAGCTGAAGGGTCTTTTTGGAAAGAGAGTGATTTTATTGTGGTGGCTTtttcaacattatcatcatgaCTCACTTTTTCTCTTCTCAATACACGCTTAATGACGGCTAGACTAGACTAGGATGAGGAGAACATGTTGTTCAAGTTGTTCCATGATCTGAGCATATAATTGATTGTAGGGAAAAGAATACATGTCTGAAGCACTTGCTAACCATATGAAATCTTTGATTTTAGGCTTGCTTCTGTGACAGTCAGAATGTTAGACTTTAAAAAGTTCATGAACCTATTATGGTATAGGACATACAACCAAATGTGCAAGACAAGAAATATTTTGATTACTTGACGAACAACACAGTCTGAGACAGCCTTCCTAGCCAAATTTGAGGaatctaaattttaatcattcccaacatcaacataattctttcttttataagCCATTCGAGAAGATATTTAGTCACCTTGGGATTAATCTaacccccccccttttttgtGTGTCATGCCACCTTTTGCTAAGCTGGAAATCTCAAAGTCATGACATCTATTTCAATAATATATCCTCCAATTTTGCTTCCTTGGTGTTCATTTCTTAAGTGGACAACACTGTTCCCGtaacattttctttattttgaggAACAGTTCCCCGAACCTGTTTGATGGACACATGGGTAACAATAATTTGTCGATCCCCTATTTTGCTCATTGTGAACAATTGCTTTCTCCCGACTCTTGCTTTTTCACATAATCTCATTAGTTTAATCTTGTTCCTCGTTGGTTCCATTGTGGCTTACATCAGATGTCCCCCCATCTTTGAGCAAGATACTTTCTATATGGAAGGTGTTTTCTTCATCTTTGACTTTCACTTGAAGTCCTGCTTGGAATGTTTTGCTGGTCTTTTAGTGGTGAACTGGGTTCATCTACTTGTTTTATCTAAGGTTCCCCCTGTCTAGTTTCCTTCTCGTTTAAGTGGACTTAATGAACTTTCTTTTGCAGCAtcctttttttccttattttattcaTGACCAAGAGAACTATTCATAGGTCATTATAGCTTTCTCTTCTGCTTCTCTTACCTGTAAAAACATTCAAGAGTTAGTTTTAGACACACAGGCAAGCTTGGGTAAGCTCTTTTGACCATCAGATGGATTAGCTCTTTCTTTGTCCATTCAGGCAGAGCCCAAGTGAAGTTGTTTCCAACACCAATTGCACCCTTCTTGATTGACTTTGTGCTTCTAGCTGCAATCTTCAGATTTCTCTCCTTGTAGCTCATGTTCACGGGGCACTTAATTTTTTAATGTCCCAACTTCCCACATAGAGTGCAGAATTCCTCTTC from Lycium ferocissimum isolate CSIRO_LF1 chromosome 2, AGI_CSIRO_Lferr_CH_V1, whole genome shotgun sequence includes:
- the LOC132032942 gene encoding putative GEM-like protein 8, yielding MMPNQRVPMRSQRRLLTASVNPSLTLENSKTTQHTLEILSNGFQEDERLWPRLIESVKAKLSLQGTKILKVKRTKNCFEKKFSVKPEEKLVKAAQCNLQTTAGPIAGLLFISTDRAAFCSHKPIKISSSSGEIIKFHYKISIPLRK